ATGAAGTTATTCTACATATTCTTGCTTCCTATAGCAGGCCTCGCCGTCGGCCAGGACATCAGTCTTCCCTCATGTGCGGTATGTTTATCTTCACTATGATTTGAATCAACCTGGTTCGTCTAACTCTTGTAACATTCCAGGGCACATGTATTGTGAGCGCGATTGCGAAAACTGGCTGCTCCAGCGCCGACCTCGCCTGTTTTTGCTCAGGCGATGGGCTTGTCAAATTAAAAGCAGCACTTACACCATGCTTGATTAGCAGCTGCAGCGCAAGTGATCTCGTCAAAGCGGAAGCCTCATTCAACAGCACATGtgctggagttgttggctCTCCTGCCTCTGCAAGTTCCTCTAGTATCGCTTCCAGTACCACGATTCAATCATCGAGTAGCTCTCAAGCGCCAGCGACGAGCTCgagttccagttccagttcaTCCTCGCAAGCCGCCGTCGTTCAGACAACATCACCCTCTCCGTCTACGTCCGATGCGACATCTTCACAAACCTCAAGCCCGAATACCGAGACAAATACCCCCTCTCcgactccaacaccagcatccGGGGGCTCAGGCTTGTCAACGGGCGCCATAGCGGGAATTGTAGTTGGTATTTTGGCAGTTATTGGGCTACTATTGGGAGCATTTTTGCTCTACAGACGGAGACGGCAGGCCCCAAAAACAGCCCAAGGAGGCTCAAACTTACtgatggaggaagaaaagggATTTGGGCAGATTGTACCCGGGCATAATGAGCTCGCTGGTGCTTCGACGATAGTCCCTCCGATTACAGACGACAAAACTTTCGGTGCGaccaaagaagagaagggtAATCCAGTGGAGATTGGTCCTGTGGAACGGGGTCCTGGAGAGCTTGAAGGGGAAGTCGCACACGAGATTGATTCAAACGGCAGACAAAACCTTGAGCCTGTTGAGGCTGAAGCTGCTATGCCGGCGGAGATTGACTCCCACCCCAGAGAGCAATTGAGTGCGCTAGAATTACCGGCAAACATTCCAGCTGTTATGCCTGAGTCTTCTCGGATCCCTCACACCGAGACACAAGGAATTCAAGAGACGGGCGGCCATTCGAACGAGGCTGCTACAGGTTCAGAGGCCCAGCACGCATCAGAGCTAGAGGAGCTTCGAAGAAAGGAGGCCGAGTTAGAGAAGGAGAGACAGTACATTCAACGAATACAAGAGATTGAAGCAGAGAAGGCACATCTACGGAAAAGAATGGCAGAGCTGAACAAGTAATATTGGATTCCAAGGGATCGAAACTAGGGCGCTTTCTCAACACAAGTTAGTAACATATATGTACATTGTAGAATACAACAGCTTTGCAGAAGATGTTTCACCGGTCAACTTGCTTGTGAAATTAGGGTACGTGTCTTTCCACCATATGGTCTCTTTACCTGACAACGCTGGAAGAAACATTAGCCCAATTGGAAATGACTTCAATGGTGTGCAAGCAAGTTTTCCCAAGCCGTTGACAAGAATGTCATGGTGGCTTTCATGTGAAAGTCGAATTATATTATCGTCGTCACACAGGTCTGATCTCTTTAAAGCTTGTGGCGCAAATTAGCCAACTTTGAGTGGCTCTTTCGGTATAATCTGAATCAAAGATCGCGGGGTTCGGATGCAATTGCGGGGGGAATTATCACAATCCCCAATCATTTCGTACTCGTATTCGGAGCGGTGATCTGCATCTAGGATACGTCAACCAATGAACCCTTTGGGCACTGATATTTGGCATGTCTTTCATGTTTCAACTTCCATTATACCCCCTAACTTTTCATCGCTGTGCGTCACGTCAGCCGGATCATGCGAATCCGACATCTCCTCAAAACCGTTATAGCttgctgatgaagatgtgcCGAGGTTCCTTCAGACGGGGCAGCCGTTGACTTACACAGAATGATGGACAGTTATGTCTCCCTGACTGTGCTTGCCGGCAATCGTAGTATCTAATTCAGAAATCCTTTGCCACATGATGCTTCAATTTTGTCCGAATCTGACTTGACATTATCCCGAAGTCCCGGCCGTAAGAAGTATAAACCATGGCGATTCAGACCGCGGAACGAAGAGCCTCAAAGTTGATTCTTGAGACATAGAACCAATGGTATACATGGACGATGATCAGTATGCTTAGCTCTGTTCAACTGCGTCTATGGGGACCTGGTGCTGCCGGCCTCCCAAGCTGGCCTGCGATCATagccgtcgtcatcgtcgtttACATCTCCATTTGTTCTTTTCTACGCTTCCGACAACTATCAAAGATACGATCACGTCATAAATTTCCTGATCGTGCAGCATGCAGTCGCATGACGGGCACAGATGCCCAAGCAATAATCGAAAGCGCCTATACTTATGAGTTTCCTTTATTCTTCggcttgtccttgacttACGCCCTATTTAAGGTTAGTTCCAGTCGCCTGTACGGGCCATGCACGGATACTAAAAGTAACCCGACAAGACATTTGCCATTGAAGATATTGCGAAGCTACTCAACTCGTCAAGTGATCTTGGCAAAGTTCGCAACACGTCGAAACGGTAATTTACATCTATGTGGACTTCTGGTTGCCAAAAGGGAAGCTAACTGGGGCTCAGATTTGAAGACACTGGCATTCTATTTGCATGGTGGGTTTACCTTGCTGCTGTGTAACACGAATTAGGACTATCATTGACTCGTCGGCAGTTTCATGCTGTTTCCCCCAACTTCACCTCAGCTCCAAGAGGCCGTCGCACGAATGAACTTTTTGCACTCGCCATACATAAAGTCCGGAAAGATACAGAATCAAGATTTACTATACGTCCTTTACACATCTATGGTGGAGCCAGTGCGATTCATACGACTTTACGAGTGGCGACACCTTACAGAGATGGAGATCGCTGCCCAGGGAACACTCTGGAAACACATTGGCGACATGATGGGTATTGACTACATGGAGCAACTAGGCCGAAACacttggatggatgggataGAGTTTAtggaagatgttgaacaGTGGGCTAGGGGATACGAAAAGAATCGCCTCCAGCCCTCTCCGTCAAGTCAGCGCCTTGCTCAAGTGCAACTGGACATGGTACTGTCGATATTTCCAACAGTCATGCAGCCTCTTATGTGTCAAATGGGCCTGGCTATTATGGGAGAAAGAATGCGCCATGCTTTCAGGTATAAGTTCCTATGGCAAACTACTCATTGCTCGCAGGCCTGACAAGATACATAGTCTACCAGAACCGGGATTGGGCGTTTCAGCGCTTACTTTCACACTAATGTGGTTGCGATGGGTATTGATTcgtttccttcttcctccgcgCTTATTCGCTCTTAGATATGTTTCTAAGCCTGATACCAAGACTGGCCTGATGCACAGCACGCACTACATCAAGGAGCCATGGTATAATGAACCAACGTTTTGGGCCAGATGGGGACCAATGTCCTGGATTACAAGGGCAGTGGGCGGCATGTTGCCcggcgatggtggtgctgagaTGAAGCCAGATGGTTTTGTGTTTGAAGATATTGGTCCTCCGAACAGGATGGGAAAGGGCGTGAATGAAGGCAAACAGATGGCTGCTGCGGTTCGAGAAGCGGCTGCTGTGAATGGTGGCTGTCCATTCACCATGTAAACAAGCTTAGTGTATGCGGTACGCTTCGATTTAAGCAGTCTGTTTTGTTTCGATGAGATACAACTTTGCCTAGCAAACTAACAGttgaaacaccaaaacaaGTTCAATCTTCGGCATAGCCTTCAAAGTCTCTCTCACCCAAGTATGCTCTCGGCGGAATCCCTCCAAAACTCCACCAGGTGCAATAATGAGAGGCGACTCATCCATCTTCCCATCCGCGTCCTTGTTATCCATCATGAAACACTGCAGCCACAAGTCCTCAACCATGTTGCGAACAGCACGAGTTCGCACCGTAGACGAACAAGCTGCTAGAGCAGGAGCCTCTCCGAGAAGGTGCTGCGAAAGGCCATTTTGGAAGTTCGTTTTCTGATAAACTGGTTGAAAATTGGCCAGTTTATCCAGCATTTGTACTTCTCCCGGCTTCACCATGGCAAATCTATTCTCCGCCCACAACCCAAATATCCCCAGTTCAATTGCCTGCTCATACGTCATTTCCACTTTGAACTGGTCCTCGCAAACGATGAGATGCGCGAGATGATCATTTATGAGGAAACCAGAATGAAAGGCGCGACCTGGTCGCCGGCGATGCCATGGAATATAAAGTGCGACGGCCGGGGCTGCAGCTGCCACGCTCATGACATGGTTTCTGTGAGTTGCTAAACTTGGTTTGAACAGCCCGTCAATGTAAATGATGTCGCGGGGGCAATTGATCCATGTTCTGCCTTTGTGGAAATCGGTGATATTGTCGTAATACCGTCCATCTTTCAAGGCAACCtttcgagcttctcgacaGACTCGAGCTATTTGCGGTGGGCCACAGACACCAGGAACGTGATGTTTAACCTGATTAGACTGCTGGATAGTCAGCAAACTTTCGTTTGTAGTTCGCAAACATCGTGGGATACAGAGGTCCCAGATGGCTAGACGTATTTCCGGTGGCAATGACGCGAAGCTCATGATGGCGAGAATTGCGAGCAAAACTTTTCCAAATTCGTATGGCTGGCATGTTGGGGTAAGTAGTCGCGTGAAATGGTGGCTGTTTCTGCGGTCAGGGAGAGTGTTGAGAAATGTAACTGTGTGAATGGCTGTGCATTAGGCTGCATCGACGGCAAGGCTTGAGGCTGAACTGGCAGTAGCCCTCGAAATGAACAGAACAACTTTTGCTATCATTGTCATTAGTCATTACATGCTCTCAAGAGTTCATGGCAACATACGCAGAGGGATGAGTGTTGCCAACTGCTTACCGCGTGATACTACACTTTTATATTGACCATGCAGCTTTTCGAATACCTTATCGGAATATAAAGCTGGTTTCGGTTTTCAAGAATTAGCTTTATGCGGCTAAATGATGACGCCGTTCCAAGATCAACAAACATCCATGAATCGCCATCGCGCGTCATCATGCTCACATCTTTCATTAAATTGTGCGATGTTTAAATCGGCGCAGTACTTCTAACGACTATCTATAGGTACGATTTCAACCCGTAATATGTCGTCGTCAATTTGCACAAGTCCTAGCAGTTAGTTTTATGACTTCTGTTCCTCTTTCCAGGCAGCATATTTGCGATAGATGTCCTTCCTAAATACTTGCTTCAGCTCCGTCACCAACGGCATATCCAGAGGCAACGCAGCTTGAACGGCCACCACGCCACACAAATCATTTTTACGATCAATAAACCACGTCAGAGTCATTCCACCACCCCACGAAAGCGTATGAGAGCCAAACCAAccatccacatcctccaaagTGAGAAGCCCCCCAAGTCCATAGCCCATTTTCGTATCAGCATCAACGCCAATTCGGAAGAAAATACCTCCCGGACCAGCCAGCGCGGCTTGATGGCCAGGCGTCGCCTCGGGTGCAAGATGGTCTTGGAACATATTGTCCACCGTTTCGGGTTTCAGTAACTTTCCATCGTTAGCAAGCAGGGACTGCAAAACCTTGGCGTAGTCGATAGCCGGCATGAAGAGTCCATGCCCGCCAAAGTCTCCCTTTCCACGCAAGTTCATGTCGCCGCGACCGCCTAAGACAGCAAGGCCAACAGCCTCGGTATCATCGGGGTTGAGATCAACAAGCCGAGTTCGCAGGTCTTCGCGAGTAACGGGGTAGAATTGGGCATCTTTTGAACCAAGTGGTGCCAAGATGCGCTCAAGGACATGCTCGCCCAATGTGCGGCCCGTCACTCGTTCAACAATACGACCAGCCCAATCCAGGCCAGGTCCATACATCCATCCCGCGCCTGGTTGATGAGCGAGCGGGTAAACGAAGAGATCTTCTACGGTCTTCTGCTGGTCAAACGTTGGAGGAGAGAACTTCTCTCGCCACTTCCCGATCGGAGGGGCTAAGAAGTCGTATGCAGTCCCGGCGCTGTGAGTGAGCAACATCTCTAGAGTTATGGGACGCTCTGCTGGCTCGAGAATGGGcgtctcatcatcttcagagAACCCTTTGAGGACCTGTTTGGCCCCGAGCTCAGGTGCAATGGTGGACAGGTCGCCGTCGAGAGTCAGGagaccatcttcaacacaTTGTAGGCTGGCAATTGAGGCAATCAACTTGGTGGCGGAAGCCAGGAAAAGAACGTCGTCCAACTGTTGTGGGCGTTTCTCTCCGGAGAGAAGAGTGCGCTCACCAAGAGCCTTGTTGTAAACGAAATTCCCTCCTGCATCAGTGGCGCAAATGACAGCTCCATTGATCTTGCCAGAGGCAATGGCCGCTTCAAAGCTGGTTTCAATGTCGCTGGCCATGATGAGGGAATATCAGTGTATGCTGAGAGAAATGACTTGAGAGTTACGGAATTGGCGGGGTAATCACAACTCTTGTATGTCCTTTAGGCAACAAGATGTAATCGTCAGACAAAAGACAGTTGCTGTGCTTTTGAGCTTTATGTCCGCCAACTCCGCACAAAATACACTAACATGGTCTGATgcagcaacatcatcgaTCTAACCATTGACTTTCATGGTCGCTGGAGACAGATCCACATTGTGTCAGTTTCGGGGTGTCGTCTCCATAGCTACAGTATATATGGGCTTAGACTCTGTCGGTGCGAAAGTTTGTTGATGAACATGCAAGTTTCTAGGATATTATTCTTCGTTTACGGGTTATCGTCATGACAGAATGCGCTCGCAATGTGGAACTATTGAAAGCAAGATCAGGAAACTTGAATTTGTTGTAATGACGCTGTCATACTATTAAATAACCGATTAAAAAAATGACCACCGAGTCTTTCGACCTGGCAAAAGGGAACAAAATCATGCATTTCCTTCAAACcggcatcaacttctccCAACATCCGCCTATCTCAGAGGAAGTAATCCTTGAAACTCCCTCACTCTGTCACTTATGTCTTAGGAGAGCGTTACGATAAACAGTCATATTGCCGCAGTAAACTATTCTATGAGACTTAACAACTAATTAGCAGTCTCTCAACACAGAAGAAAATTTGTACATCAAGTATACCATATACAATCAAATATGACAAAGACCACAACACTCCCAGCAATCAAAAAAGTCTTTCGTAAGTGTTGTACAACAAACTTACACGGCTCCCGTCATTCGGATACTCAGACCGATGACTGATTAacgatgatgctgttgccaCAGTCCTGAACGGCTCTTTCGTCTTGATAAAGTTGAACCTTGGGCATTTCGCCATCATCGAGGCACTCTTACGCCACAAGTAGTTTTGAACCGCATCCCACGACAACATCCTATGCACAATCCTAGACAATGGGCTCGACGTAACAGACAAGCCAGTCACCTTACCAGACACACGACCGCATTCTTTGACAACTGGAATACGCTGATGCTGGTAGGTTCGAAGCGCGTCGGCCAGCTCGTCGTCCTGTTGGCTCATTCCACCCATCTTCGCCGGCGTTGTGTCATGTTCTGCAAGCACTTTCCGCAGCTCGTTCACAAGGGCAACGACATCAAAGATGCCGTGGTTCACTCCTGAACCAATACTAGGTGTGACCTGGTGGGCTGCATCGCCTGCCAGCACAATCTTTCCGTAACCCCAGTGCTTGAGGACGCCCTCTGGCATGCTGGTCATTCCGGACTCGATACAGTTGTCGAATGCTGTTTGCAGCGTGAGCTTTTCCCCCGGAACAATAACTAAATCACTGCAACTGTCGACAAAGGATTCGATATAGTTTTCATCGAACAAGATTTTCTCCTTTTTCGGTAAGTCGTTCTTCTTGTATGCTGTAAGGGTAGCTCTGTCTCTTCCAACAAAAAGTTGCACCGCGATATTTTTACCATGCACCTCAAATGCATCTCCGGCTCGCAAGGTGTCACAGATACTGGGGGGGAAGGCCATCCAAAGCGCATTGTATCTCGACTTGAATGGGCGTTCCTTGTTTACAAAAGCAAGGGGACCGCAGCGTAACTTTTTCTTGCATGCTGCATCAAGGGCGAGTTTTCGCATTTCTTCGCGCACTCTGCTGTCAACGCCGTCTGCGCCGATAACCATGCCACCAGTATATGTCGTATTGTCACGACAAGTCACCCTGACGAAGCCACCAGGATGGAGTTCTAAATTCGTGACCTTCTTATTCAAATACACTTTCCTTTTGGAATGTTTCGAAAGATGGTTGAACAGGATTTCCGAAAGCTTCGTTCGTGGTACGAGCAGGGGATATTGTCCGAACCTGCGCTAACATTAGCATACGccttggcaagttggcaCATCTTGTACTGACCTTTTTCGGTAGTTTATAAACCAGTTCATCTCTCCGATATCTCGCCCCTTATGGTCTACGCGAGACAATGAGCGCAGTCGAGTACTAGCTTTTCGAATGTCCTCAAGAACCCCAAGCTGTGACAACGCGCGTAGAGCTGGAGGCAAGAGAACCAAGTCACCCCCTTCTCCTACCGCAACATTGTCCTTTTTTTCCAGAAGCACGAAGTCAATACCTGCCTTTTCAAACGCAAGGGCTGTAGCGAGTCCGACTGGACCGCCGCCAATGATGATTATCGGTTCGAGTTGTGACATGGCTCTGCATACTAACTATTTCGAAGCTTTTGTTGGGGTGATGGGCGGGAGAAAAGATTCGTGAATAGTAATAATGGTTaaactttggcaagatcTGACATGGCGCGGGTGTGCAATTAAGTATGAAGAATGTATGAATGAGCAATCACACGCCGTTTCATCGATAACATTGAGTTGTGCAGCCAGTGGCAGACGATACTGTTCAACGGTTTGTGCATAATGGCCTTATGTTTTGAACTTTTCACGGCTCTTTTGATGTCTTGTCACAGAGTGAGTGGTGTTCATTGCATTGGCAGCAAGCTCAATGACATGTCGTGCTTTGTCATGGCGTCATGAAATGGTTTCGGCTCATTGACTGGAACAAAGGCTTGGTTGAACAGCGCCAAAACTCGAAATACTACGGAGGGCTTCGGAAAAATTCGCAACTTGAACATGATATGTTGCCTCTGCAAGCGTTTGCCCTTGGTTATGTGGCCTACTTCGTCTAGTTGCATCCAGATGGACATTATGATGGCAGTGGTGAGAACGGGCTCGGCTGCTATGGCCATGGACTCGTCGACTTGATTGACTAATGGATTGGCAGGGTATAGTTGTTacacagaaacaaagaacCGAGATGCCCATTCATGCACATGGAAAACTCACTAGGATTCAAGATTAAATATTTGGCGTGTCTTGCTGCCAAATGCAGTCTGGTAGGTAAATCCATGTGCAAGTTTAGACGCCAGAGTTATCCTCATTAAACTCATTAAACTACACTAGGCTGAAATTAAAGATATGATTGTCAATTTAAATCTTTGAATCCAAATCCGCTAGGCTGCTATCATCCTTTGTGACAAAATTGTTGTTTCGCCCAACGatcattgccaacattggtCATCTGCCTCAATTGTcattgaccagactcagTCTTgatttttgacatgatggagcTGGTTCAAATGGCTGGGGCCTGAGCACTGTGCGAAATGCGAGTGGTACGTAGAACATATTTGGTTCCTTGCAAAATCACGTACTACATACACTCTACAAATTCGGACTAAATGTTGAAGTAATTTGCTCCTCTTTGTTGTGGGCAAGTATAACAGTTTCCCACGGTTTTTAACCGTCTTGAAACTATTAGTAGATGGTCTTACGCTCTTAATGCCAGCAAACAATTATCGGAGAATACTTGTACTTGAGAGAGGAGATGTTGACGGGAAATACAGTGTGACCAGGCTGTGATTATAATTCGTACTGTACAGCCGACTGAATGCCATGCAGAACGGACTCAACCGAGTATGTGTGTCCGGTGCAACCAGAAACATCAAATGcatccaacatgaaccaaAATGCAAGCCAGCCTCTGGTgccaacaaaccagacatgtccaCATCCAATGGGGACCAGTGCGCCCAAAGTGCACAGAATAATCATGCCTGCTCTATGCAAATACGACCAAAGCCACCTGCAAGTCCAAAGCCACCACGAAAGAAGAGATGGGCGCCAAAGGTGAGGACGGGATGTCGCACTTGTCGGTAGGCCAAGCCCCTTTATCACCAATTAAGCGGCTCGGTAGCGACTAAGTCTTGTCACATACTATATTCAGAGCTCGCCGTGTCAAATGTGACGAATCTAAGCCCGTTTGTCAACGATGTCAGATATCTGGCTATCGTTGCGACAGATTGGAAGGACCACGAGCACAACCGAGGTCTCCAGTCTTAGATATCAATGCCCGCCACAACAGCCTCCGAATAATACACCAACCCCATGTTCCTATATACCCAATGCAAGTAGACGCCACTGATCAAGAACTCGAATTGTTCCATTTCTACCGGACAGAGGTTACTGGGCGTTATACAAATTCGTTTAACGGCTCTCTTTGGGGCATACATGTTCTCTTGGGCGCCCAGCATCATCCATGCATATGGCGAGCTTGCAACGCCGtggccgccatggcccaGTGGAATAACATCAGGTCAACCTTGGGTAGTATGGAATCCATGAGCTCCACGAGTGCGGCATCAACTACTGCACGGGACAGAATGAGGTACCTGTATGCCATGGGTCTAAGGCAGTATGCCTCGTCTCTTCAGCTGATTATACACATGGCACAGTTAGCACAGAAGCACAACACTCTTAGCTTCAGCGACAAGTCCGTAATTTTGGCCACAAATATGCTGTTCATAATCTGCAGCATTAACGGGAATGAAGTCTCGGACTCTCTGTCTCATTTCGCAAACGGTGTCAACCTTATCGAACAATGGAACTTGTGGCAGCAACTGCAACCACCCTCCTTACCCTCCCCGGACTCTGTCGCCTCTGTTGACACAAATACCAACGATGCAATTATTCCCATTATACCTCTGCTTTTGTTTTACGTACAGACAGACGGCGTGGCTCTAGATGTATCCCCACCGGTGCCATCGCAAGAACGGGTCTGGAGGTGGGAAAATGCCCTCGTTGCTCTACAGAAGCAACCCATTTGCTCGTCAATGGCTGCCTATCTTGAGCAGGAGTTGATATGGATTGGCACACGCGGCATCCTCCAACGAGTTCCCATTGTGCCAAGTCGGCGCGAAAAAGAAGGCATTGATGGATGCCGAACTGGCATGAAGATGTATGCCGAAAACTGGAAAACCAGATTCGACAAGTTCCAGTACTCAAAGTCACTGCCGAGCGTTAATAAAAGCGAGAGCGTGCTCATGACAATAATGAACATGAGGCACATTCTCCTCACCGTTATGTTACAAGTAGACATTGCCAATTCGGAGACGTCTTGGGACGCGTTTGAGCCTCAATTCGAAACCATAATACACAATATGGAGTCGCTCCTTGGCAGACATGCAACGGTCGAGGAGCCATACTCACAAAATCGCACAGAAACTACCCAAACGAGGAAAATTGACTCCTTTTCATCCAAAACGTCATTACTAAATCCACTTCCCTTCCGATTATTCCCCCTCTTTTACGTGGCCAAGATTTGCCGTCATCCAGGCATCCGTCGACGAGCCATTGCACTACTTGGCGAACAACGCCGCAGAGAGAATGTGTTTGGCCACAAATCAGACATTTCCTACCTTCTTAA
The genomic region above belongs to Pochonia chlamydosporia 170 chromosome 2, whole genome shotgun sequence and contains:
- a CDS encoding CFEM domain-containing protein; the protein is MKLFYIFLLPIAGLAVGQDISLPSCAGTCIVSAIAKTGCSSADLACFCSGDGLVKLKAALTPCLISSCSASDLVKAEASFNSTCAGVVGSPASASSSSIASSTTIQSSSSSQAPATSSSSSSSSSSQAAVVQTTSPSPSTSDATSSQTSSPNTETNTPSPTPTPASGGSGLSTGAIAGIVVGILAVIGLLLGAFLLYRRRRQAPKTAQGGSNLLMEEEKGFGQIVPGHNELAGASTIVPPITDDKTFGATKEEKGNPVEIGPVERGPGELEGEVAHEIDSNGRQNLEPVEAEAAMPAEIDSHPREQLSALELPANIPAVMPESSRIPHTETQGIQETGGHSNEAATGSEAQHASELEELRRKEAELEKERQYIQRIQEIEAEKAHLRKRMAELNK
- a CDS encoding myosin-cross-reactive antigen family protein (similar to Metarhizium robertsii ARSEF 23 XP_007817382.2), with product MLSSVQLRLWGPGAAGLPSWPAIIAVVIVVYISICSFLRFRQLSKIRSRHKFPDRAACSRMTGTDAQAIIESAYTYEFPLFFGLSLTYALFKTFAIEDIAKLLNSSSDLGKVRNTSKRFEDTGILFACFMLFPPTSPQLQEAVARMNFLHSPYIKSGKIQNQDLLYVLYTSMVEPVRFIRLYEWRHLTEMEIAAQGTLWKHIGDMMGIDYMEQLGRNTWMDGIEFMEDVEQWARGYEKNRLQPSPSSQRLAQVQLDMVLSIFPTVMQPLMCQMGLAIMGERMRHAFSLPEPGLGVSALTFTLMWLRWVLIRFLLPPRLFALRYVSKPDTKTGLMHSTHYIKEPWYNEPTFWARWGPMSWITRAVGGMLPGDGGAEMKPDGFVFEDIGPPNRMGKGVNEGKQMAAAVREAAAVNGGCPFTM
- a CDS encoding transesterase (LovD) (similar to Neosartorya fischeri NRRL 181 XP_001266444.1) produces the protein MASDIETSFEAAIASGKINGAVICATDAGGNFVYNKALGERTLLSGEKRPQQLDDVLFLASATKLIASIASLQCVEDGLLTLDGDLSTIAPELGAKQVLKGFSEDDETPILEPAERPITLEMLLTHSAGTAYDFLAPPIGKWREKFSPPTFDQQKTVEDLFVYPLAHQPGAGWMYGPGLDWAGRIVERVTGRTLGEHVLERILAPLGSKDAQFYPVTREDLRTRLVDLNPDDTEAVGLAVLGGRGDMNLRGKGDFGGHGLFMPAIDYAKVLQSLLANDGKLLKPETVDNMFQDHLAPEATPGHQAALAGPGGIFFRIGVDADTKMGYGLGGLLTLEDVDGWFGSHTLSWGGGMTLTWFIDRKNDLCGVVAVQAALPLDMPLVTELKQVFRKDIYRKYAAWKEEQKS
- a CDS encoding FAD binding domain-containing protein (similar to Colletotrichum gloeosporioides Nara gc5 XP_007275240.1); amino-acid sequence: MSQLEPIIIIGGGPVGLATALAFEKAGIDFVLLEKKDNVAVGEGGDLVLLPPALRALSQLGVLEDIRKASTRLRSLSRVDHKGRDIGEMNWFINYRKRFGQYPLLVPRTKLSEILFNHLSKHSKRKVYLNKKVTNLELHPGGFVRVTCRDNTTYTGGMVIGADGVDSRVREEMRKLALDAACKKKLRCGPLAFVNKERPFKSRYNALWMAFPPSICDTLRAGDAFEVHGKNIAVQLFVGRDRATLTAYKKNDLPKKEKILFDENYIESFVDSCSDLVIVPGEKLTLQTAFDNCIESGMTSMPEGVLKHWGYGKIVLAGDAAHQVTPSIGSGVNHGIFDVVALVNELRKVLAEHDTTPAKMGGMSQQDDELADALRTYQHQRIPVVKECGRVSGKVTGLSVTSSPLSRIVHRMLSWDAVQNYLWRKSASMMAKCPRFNFIKTKEPFRTVATASSLISHRSEYPNDGSRVSLLYNTYERLF
- a CDS encoding Zn(2)-C6 fungal-type DNA-binding domain-containing protein (similar to Metarhizium robertsii ARSEF 23 XP_007823139.1); translation: MAQWNNIRSTLGSMESMSSTSAASTTARDRMRYLYAMGLRQYASSLQLIIHMAQLAQKHNTLSFSDKSVILATNMLFIICSINGNEVSDSLSHFANGVNLIEQWNLWQQLQPPSLPSPDSVASVDTNTNDAIIPIIPLLLFYVQTDGVALDVSPPVPSQERVWRWENALVALQKQPICSSMAAYLEQELIWIGTRGILQRVPIVPSRREKEGIDGCRTGMKMYAENWKTRFDKFQYSKSLPSVNKSESVLMTIMNMRHILLTVMLQVDIANSETSWDAFEPQFETIIHNMESLLGRHATVEEPYSQNRTETTQTRKIDSFSSKTSLLNPLPFRLFPLFYVAKICRHPGIRRRAIALLGEQRRRENVFGHKSDISYLLKGAIAIMEFEESAWSTRDGISSQGQRQRKVVGCRCVPGRFICHGHRVHEFKFIDFQASKAEIELHTVADVMHNRPGRIVSMARLD